Proteins from a single region of Lelliottia sp. JS-SCA-14:
- the norR gene encoding nitric oxide reductase transcriptional regulator NorR — translation MSFSVEVLAKIAIELQTGIGHQDRFQRLISTLRHVLDCDASALLRYEGRQFIPLAIDGLAQDVLGRRFTLEGHPRLETIARAGDVVRFPADSDLPDPYDGLIPGQESLKVHACIGLPLFAGQNLIGALTLDGLQPDQFDSFSDEELRLIAALAAGALNNALLIEQLESQNILPGSPAAFEQVAHTEMIGLSAGMMQLKKEIDIVAASDLNVLISGETGTGKELVAKAIHEGSPRAVNPLVYLNCAALPESVAESELFGHVKGAFTGAISNRSGKFEMADNGTLFLDEIGELSLALQAKLLRVLQYGDIQRVGDDRSLRVDVRVLAATNRDLREEVLAGNFRADLFHRLSVFPLSVPPLRERGEDVVLLAGYFCEQCRLKMGLSRVVLSPGARRHLLSYGWPGNVRELEHAIHRAVVLARATRTGDEVVIHAQHFALHDEAVPVAVADAPVMTPENLREATEAFQRQMITRALEQNNRSWAASARALETDVANLHRLAKRLGLKG, via the coding sequence ATGAGCTTTTCCGTAGAGGTGCTGGCGAAGATCGCCATTGAATTACAGACCGGTATCGGCCATCAGGACCGCTTCCAGCGGCTGATCTCCACCCTGCGCCACGTGCTGGATTGCGACGCCTCGGCGCTGCTGCGCTACGAAGGGCGGCAGTTCATTCCGCTGGCGATCGACGGGCTGGCGCAGGACGTACTGGGACGGCGCTTTACGCTTGAAGGCCATCCACGTCTCGAAACCATTGCCCGCGCGGGCGACGTGGTGCGTTTCCCGGCGGACAGCGATCTGCCCGATCCCTACGACGGTTTAATTCCTGGTCAGGAGAGCCTGAAAGTCCACGCCTGCATCGGCCTGCCGCTGTTCGCCGGGCAAAACCTGATTGGTGCCCTGACCCTCGACGGACTTCAGCCAGACCAGTTCGATTCTTTTAGCGACGAAGAGTTGCGCCTGATTGCCGCTCTGGCCGCCGGAGCGCTGAACAACGCGCTGCTGATTGAACAGCTGGAGAGCCAGAACATTTTGCCGGGCAGCCCGGCGGCGTTTGAGCAGGTGGCGCACACGGAGATGATCGGCCTGTCGGCGGGCATGATGCAACTGAAAAAAGAGATCGATATCGTTGCGGCGTCCGATCTGAACGTTTTAATCAGCGGGGAAACCGGCACCGGGAAAGAGCTGGTGGCGAAGGCGATCCACGAAGGCTCGCCGCGGGCGGTCAATCCGCTGGTCTATCTCAACTGTGCCGCGCTGCCGGAGAGCGTGGCGGAGAGCGAGCTGTTCGGTCACGTGAAAGGGGCGTTTACCGGGGCGATCAGCAACCGCAGCGGCAAGTTCGAGATGGCCGACAACGGCACGCTGTTCCTCGATGAAATCGGTGAGCTGTCGCTGGCACTGCAGGCCAAGCTGCTGCGCGTGTTGCAGTACGGCGATATTCAGCGCGTCGGCGATGACCGCAGCCTGCGGGTGGACGTGCGTGTACTGGCGGCGACGAACCGCGATCTGCGCGAAGAGGTGCTGGCCGGGAATTTCCGCGCCGATCTGTTCCATCGCTTAAGCGTGTTTCCGCTTTCTGTCCCGCCGCTGCGCGAGCGCGGTGAAGATGTGGTCCTGCTGGCAGGTTATTTCTGCGAGCAGTGTCGGCTAAAAATGGGACTCTCCCGCGTGGTGCTCAGCCCCGGCGCGCGTCGCCATCTTCTGAGCTACGGCTGGCCAGGGAATGTGCGCGAGCTGGAACATGCCATCCACCGTGCGGTGGTGCTGGCGCGCGCGACGCGCACCGGGGATGAAGTGGTGATCCACGCGCAGCATTTTGCCCTGCATGACGAGGCGGTGCCTGTCGCGGTGGCGGACGCACCCGTGATGACACCGGAAAACCTGCGTGAGGCGACGGAAGCTTTCCAGCGTCAGATGATCACCCGCGCGCTGGAGCAGAATAATCGCAGCTGGGCGGCCAGCGCCCGCGCGTTAGAGACAGACGTCGCCAACCTGCATCGGCTGGCGAAACGTCTTGGGCTGAAGGGTTAG
- the norV gene encoding anaerobic nitric oxide reductase flavorubredoxin encodes MSILVKNNIHWVGQRDWEVRDFHGTEYKTLRGSSYNSYLIREGKNVLIDTVDHKFSREFVQNLRSEIDLNDIDYIVINHAEEDHAGALTELMSYIPHTPIYCTTNAIDSINGHHHHPEWNFHTVKTGDTLDIGNGKQLIFVETPMLHWPDSMMTYMTGDAVLFSNDAFGQHYCDERLFNDEVDQTELFEQCQRYYANILTPFSRLVTPKITEILGFNLPVDMIATSHGVVWRENPTQIVELYLKWAADYQEDRITLFYDTMSNNTRMMADAIAQGINEVDPNVAVKIFNVARSDKNEILTNVFRSKGVLVGTSTMNNVMMPKIAGLVEEMTGLRFRNKRASAFGSHGWSGGAVDRLSTRLQDAGFEMSMSLKAKWRPDIDALEICRQHGRDIARQWALAPLPEAAPKAPEQKDDCACAAATAADLGPCMQCSVCQWIYDPALGEPLQDVAPGTPWRDVPDNFLCPECSLGKDVFDELATEAK; translated from the coding sequence ATGTCTATTCTGGTTAAAAATAACATTCATTGGGTTGGCCAACGTGACTGGGAAGTGCGTGATTTTCACGGGACCGAATACAAAACGCTGCGCGGCAGCAGCTATAACAGCTATCTGATCCGTGAAGGCAAAAACGTGCTGATCGATACCGTCGATCACAAATTCAGCCGCGAGTTCGTGCAGAACCTGCGCAGCGAAATCGATCTGAATGACATTGATTACATCGTGATTAACCATGCGGAAGAGGACCACGCGGGCGCGCTGACCGAGCTGATGTCTTATATTCCGCACACGCCAATCTACTGCACCACCAACGCCATCGATTCGATTAACGGCCATCATCACCACCCGGAATGGAATTTCCACACCGTCAAAACCGGCGATACGCTGGACATTGGTAACGGCAAGCAGCTGATCTTCGTCGAAACCCCGATGCTGCACTGGCCCGACAGCATGATGACCTACATGACCGGCGACGCGGTGCTGTTCAGTAACGACGCCTTCGGTCAGCACTACTGCGATGAACGCCTGTTTAACGATGAAGTGGATCAGACGGAGCTGTTCGAGCAGTGCCAGCGCTACTACGCCAACATCCTCACCCCGTTCAGCCGCCTGGTGACGCCAAAAATCACCGAAATCCTCGGCTTCAATCTGCCGGTCGATATGATTGCCACCTCGCACGGCGTGGTCTGGCGCGAAAACCCAACGCAAATCGTGGAGCTGTATCTGAAATGGGCGGCGGATTATCAGGAAGATCGTATCACCCTGTTTTACGACACCATGTCCAACAACACCCGCATGATGGCAGACGCCATTGCCCAGGGCATCAACGAAGTCGACCCGAACGTGGCGGTGAAAATCTTCAACGTGGCGCGCAGCGATAAAAACGAGATCCTGACCAACGTCTTCCGCTCAAAAGGCGTGCTGGTCGGCACCTCCACCATGAATAACGTGATGATGCCGAAAATCGCCGGTCTGGTCGAAGAGATGACCGGCCTGCGTTTTCGCAACAAACGCGCCAGCGCCTTTGGCTCCCACGGCTGGAGCGGCGGCGCGGTGGATCGTCTCTCTACCCGTCTGCAGGATGCCGGTTTCGAAATGTCGATGAGCCTGAAAGCGAAGTGGCGTCCGGACATCGACGCGCTGGAAATTTGCCGTCAGCACGGCCGCGATATCGCACGTCAGTGGGCGCTCGCTCCACTGCCGGAAGCCGCCCCAAAAGCGCCTGAACAGAAAGACGATTGCGCCTGCGCTGCTGCGACAGCCGCCGATCTCGGCCCTTGCATGCAGTGCAGCGTCTGCCAGTGGATTTACGATCCTGCTCTCGGCGAACCTTTGCAGGATGTCGCCCCAGGCACCCCATGGCGCGATGTGCCGGACAACTTCCTCTGCCCGGAATGTTCCCTCGGGAAAGACGTCTTCGATGAACTGGCGACGGAGGCAAAATGA
- the norW gene encoding NADH:flavorubredoxin reductase NorW — protein MSHGIVIIGSGFAARQLVKNIRKQDTNVPLTLIAADSMDEYNKPDLSHVISQNQCAVDLTRQTAGEFTEQFNLRLFPHTRVTDIDASARVVKSKDQQWQYDKLVLATGASAFVPPVEGRELMLTLNSQQEYQACETRLRDAKRVMIVGGGLIGTELAMDFCRAGKAVTLVDHAASILSALMPAEVSSRLQHRLTEMGVHGLLKSQLQSLTETENGICATLDRNRSVEVDVVIAATGLRPETALAQRAGADIHRGVKVDSYLQTSQPDIYALGDCAEINGQVLPFLQPIQLSAMYLAKNLLGASAPLKLPAMLVKVKTPELPLHLAGETQRQDLNWHMAIEPQGMVAKGVDGDGQLRAFVVSEDRMKEAFALLKSLPV, from the coding sequence ATGAGCCACGGCATTGTGATCATCGGCTCGGGCTTTGCCGCCCGCCAGCTGGTGAAAAATATTCGCAAGCAAGACACTAACGTCCCGCTGACGCTGATCGCCGCTGACAGCATGGACGAGTACAACAAACCTGATTTGAGCCATGTCATCAGCCAGAATCAGTGCGCCGTCGACCTCACCCGCCAGACGGCGGGGGAGTTCACCGAACAGTTTAACCTGCGCCTGTTCCCGCATACCCGGGTGACGGATATCGACGCCAGCGCCCGTGTGGTGAAGAGCAAAGACCAGCAGTGGCAGTACGACAAACTGGTGCTGGCGACAGGCGCGTCTGCCTTTGTGCCCCCCGTTGAAGGCCGCGAATTGATGCTGACGCTGAACAGCCAGCAGGAGTATCAGGCCTGCGAAACCCGGCTTCGTGATGCGAAGCGGGTGATGATTGTCGGCGGCGGTCTGATTGGCACCGAACTGGCGATGGATTTTTGTCGCGCCGGGAAAGCGGTCACCCTGGTCGATCACGCGGCCAGCATTCTGTCGGCCCTGATGCCAGCGGAAGTAAGCAGTCGCTTACAGCACCGGCTGACGGAGATGGGTGTGCACGGGCTTCTGAAATCTCAGCTCCAGAGCCTGACGGAAACCGAAAATGGCATTTGCGCCACGCTGGATCGCAACCGCAGCGTTGAGGTGGACGTGGTCATCGCCGCAACAGGTCTGCGCCCGGAAACGGCGCTGGCGCAGCGAGCCGGAGCGGATATTCACCGCGGTGTGAAGGTGGACAGCTATCTGCAAACCTCGCAGCCCGACATTTATGCCCTCGGCGACTGCGCGGAAATCAACGGCCAGGTCCTGCCGTTCCTGCAGCCGATCCAGTTAAGCGCGATGTATCTGGCGAAGAATCTGCTGGGGGCCAGCGCACCGCTGAAACTGCCCGCGATGCTGGTGAAGGTCAAAACGCCAGAGCTGCCGCTGCATCTCGCGGGAGAGACGCAGCGCCAGGATCTCAACTGGCATATGGCGATTGAACCACAGGGGATGGTCGCAAAAGGCGTCGATGGTGACGGCCAGCTGCGCGCCTTTGTGGTTAGCGAAGATCGGATGAAGGAGGCTTTCGCTCTGCTAAAGTCGCTGCCCGTTTAA